The following nucleotide sequence is from Devosia salina.
CACTGAGGAGGCCCAGCTTCATGCCCAGGTCATTGATGATGCCGAACTGGTCGTTGAGCATCCAGCTCCACATCTTGGCAGAAACGATGGTGGGAATGGCCCAGGGGATCAGGATGGCGGCGCGCACAATGCCGCGGCCACGGAATTCGGCATTGAGCACCAGCGCCACGACCATGCCGAGCACGGTTTCCCACGCGACCGACCAGAAGGCGAAACGCACGGTATTCCAAACCGCATTCCACCAGGCCGGGTCCGCCAGAACGCCACGATAGCGCACGGTGCCGCTCTCGAGCACCTGCCAGCGCAGATAATTGCTGAAGCCGACCCACTCCGCGCCATAGAGATCGTTCAGGGTCACATCGGTAAACGAAAACCAGATGGAACGCAGCAGCGGCCATCCGGCGACGATCGCCAGGGCGATCAGCATGGGAACGAGGAACCAGCGTGCCGCGCGAATACGTTGCTGCAGCAGTTCCGACTTCATCTTGGGCGCGGCTGTCTGCGCCATGGGCGCCAATGCGTCGGTTGCCATGATCGCCTCCTCCCTATTTGCGTCTCAGTATTGCGCGAAGTGGGCGGCCGGGAAACCCCGGCCGCCCACTCACTTGGGCTGCCGGGAGGACTTACCAGGCGTCGCCCTTGAG
It contains:
- a CDS encoding carbohydrate ABC transporter permease, producing MATDALAPMAQTAAPKMKSELLQQRIRAARWFLVPMLIALAIVAGWPLLRSIWFSFTDVTLNDLYGAEWVGFSNYLRWQVLESGTVRYRGVLADPAWWNAVWNTVRFAFWSVAWETVLGMVVALVLNAEFRGRGIVRAAILIPWAIPTIVSAKMWSWMLNDQFGIINDLGMKLGLLSAPVAWTASADTAMTAVLIVDIWKTTPFMALLILAGLQMIPKDIYEAADIDGVHPVKQFFRITLPLVRPALMVAIIFRVLDALRIFDLIYVLTPNSSSTKTMSVLAQENLFQFNNFAEGSTQSTLLFLLIAIFTILYIWLGKVNFEGGDR